One genomic region from Equus asinus isolate D_3611 breed Donkey chromosome 8, EquAss-T2T_v2, whole genome shotgun sequence encodes:
- the LOC106843507 gene encoding olfactory receptor 2G3-like, with protein sequence MMINESLAGDFILVGFSDQPQLEKILFVGVLISYLLTLVGNTAIILVSCLDPMLHTPMYYFLTNLSFVDLCFTTSIVPQLLWNLHGSAKTITPVGCAIQLYVLLALGSTECVLLAVMAFDHYAAVCRPLHYATVMHSLLCQSLAGMAWLSGMGNTLIQGTITLWLPRCGNRRIYHFICEVPAMIKLACVDIHANEVQLFMASLVLLLLPLALILISYRYIVQAVMRIRSAQAWRKALGTCGSHLLVVSLFYGTITAVYIQPNSSYAHREGKFITLLYTVLTPTLNPLIYTLRNKDVKGALKRLVRR encoded by the coding sequence ATGATGATTAATGAGAGTTTGGCAGGTGATTTCATACTGGTGGGCTTCTCTGACCAGCCGCAGCTTGAGAAGATCCTCTTTGTGGGAGTGTTAATCTCCTACCTCCTGACCCTGGTAGGCAACACAGCAATCATCTTGGTCTCCTGTCTGGATCCCatgctccacacacccatgtattattttcttaccAACCTCTCCTTTGTTGATCTCTGTTTTACCACCAGCATTGTTCCCCAGCTGCTGTGGAACCTCCATGGCTCAGCCAAGACAATTACTCCCGTAGGTTGTGCCATTCAACTCTATGTTTTGCTGGCACTGGGATCCACTGAATGTGTTCTCCTAGCTGTCATGGCATTTGATCATTATGCTGCTGTTTGCCGACCGCTCCATTATGCCACGGTTATGCACTCACTACTTTGCCAGTCTCTTGCAGGAATGGCATGGTTGAGTGGAATGGGCAACACCCTAATTCAGGGCACCATCACCCTTTGGCTGCCCCGTTGTGGGAACCGTAGGATTTACCACTTCATCTGTGAAGTGCCTGCCATGATCAAATTGGCCTGTGTAGACATTCATGCCAATGAGGTCCAGCTCTTCATGGCTTCCTTGGTactgctcctcctccctctggcaCTCATCTTGATCTCCTATAGGTACATTGTCCAAGCAGTAATGAGGATCAGGTCAGCTCAAGCCTGGCGAAAAGCCCTTGGCACTTGTGGGTCCCACCTGTTGGTAGTTTCTCTCTTCTATGGCACTATCACAGCTGTCTACATCCAGCCCAACAGCTCCTATGCCCATAGGGAAGGAAAGTTCATAACCCTTTTGTATACTGTTCTAACTCCCACACTCAACCCTCTCATTTACACTCTGAGAAACAAAGATGTAAAGGGGGCTTTGAAGAGGCTGGTACGAAgatga
- the LOC106843468 gene encoding olfactory receptor 2J3-like produces MTMEKINATSESYFVLLGFSNWPHFEVALFVVILMFYLMTLIGNLFIIILSHLDSHLHTPMYFFLSNLSFLDLCYTSSIIPQFLVNLWGPEKTISYAGCMTQLYFSLALGSTECVLLVVMSYDRYVAVCRPLHYTVLMHPRFCHLLALASWVSGFTTSSLHSSFTFWVPLCGNRQVKHFLCEVPALLLLSCVDTHANELTLLVTSSIFVLIPLILILSSYGAITRAVLRMQSTTGLQKVFRTCGSHLMVVSLFFIPAMCIYLQPPSGNSQDQGKFIALFYTVVTPSLNPLIYTLRNKDVRGAVKRLMMLQ; encoded by the coding sequence ATGACGATGGAAAAAATCAATGCAACTTCTGAAAGCTACTTTGTTCTGCTGGGTTTTTCTAATTGGCCTCATTTTGAAGTAGCTCTCTTTGTGGTTATCTTGATGTTCTACTTGATGACATTGATAGGCAACCTGTTCATCATTATCTTGTCACACCTGGACTCCCAtctccacactcccatgtacttcttcctctcaaACCTCTCTTTTCTGGATCTCTGCTACACCAGCAGCATCATCCCCCAGTTTCTGGTCAACCTCTGGGGCCCAGAGAAAACCATCTCTTATGCTGGTTGCATGACTCAACTTTACTTTTCCCTTGCACTGGGAAGCACAGAGTGTGTGCTACTAGTGGTGATGTCCTATGACCGATATGTAGCTGTATGTAGACCCTTGCATTACACTGTCCTCATGCACCCTCGTTTCTGCCATCTTTTGGCTTTGGCTTCTTGGGTAAGTGGATTTACCACCTCATCACTTCATTCCTCCTTTACCTTCTGGGTACCGCTGTGTGGAAATCGCCAAGTGAAGCATTTCTTGTGCGAAGTTCCAGCACTGCTGCTACTGTCATGTGTTGATACGCATGCTAATGAGCTGACCCTCCTGGTCACCAGTTCTATTTTTGTTCTCATACCTCTCATCCTCATTCTCAGCTCCTATGGTGCCATTACCCGGGCTGTGCTGAGGATGCAGTCAACAACTGGACTTCAGAAAGTCTTTAGGACATGTGGCTCCCATCTTATGGTTGTATCCCTCTTTTTCATTCCAGCCATGTGTATATATCTCCAACCACCGTCGGGAAATTCTCAAGATCAAGGCAAGTTCATTGCCCTCTTTTATACTGTTGTCACCCCTAGCCTCAATCCTTTAATCTACACTCTAAGAAACAAAGATGTGAGAGGTGCAGTAAAGAGACTAATGATGTTGCAGTGA